The following are from one region of the Arachis duranensis cultivar V14167 chromosome 10, aradu.V14167.gnm2.J7QH, whole genome shotgun sequence genome:
- the LOC107471580 gene encoding uncharacterized protein LOC107471580: MPKSKRNRQVTLSKTKKKGREHKEAIVNSIKEAAEKYSSVYVFSFENMRNQKFKEFREQLKSSSRFFLGSNKVMQVSLGRSPSDEVRSGLHKVSKLLRGDSGMFFTNLSKEEVEKLFNQFEEYDFARTGSIATEKVDLKEGPLEQFTHEMEPFLRKQGMPVRLNKGVVELVSDFVVCEEGKPLSPEAARILRLLGIKMASFRLHLICRWTPDDFELYIDGPEDSDVECS, from the exons ATGCCGAAATCGAAGAGAAATAGACAAG TTACGCTTTCGAAAACgaagaaaaagggaagggaGCATAAAGAGGCAATTGTGAATTCAATAAAAGAGGCTGCTGAGAAATACTCTTCTGTTTATGTGTTCTCTTTTGAGAATATGAGGAATCAGAAGTTCAAGGAGTTCAGGGAGCAGCTCAAATCAAGTAGCAGATTCTTTTTGGGATCAAACAAAGTGATGCAGGTTTCTCTTGGAAGGTCTCCTTCTGATGAAGTCAGATCAGGTCTTCATAAGGTTTCCAAG CTATTGCGTGGAGATTCTGGGATGTTTTTCACCAACTTATCAAAAGAAGAAGTTGAAAA GCTTTTTAATCAATTTGAAGAATACGACTTTGCAAGAACAGGAAGCATTGCCACTGAAAAG GTCGATCTTAAAGAGGGTCCTTTAGAGCAGTTTACGCATGAGATGGAACCCTTCCTTCGGAAGCAAGGCATGCCTGTTCGGTTAAATAAAG GAGTTGTGGAGCTTGTTTCAGATTTTGTTGTTTGCGAGGAAGGGAAGCCCTTGTCCCCCGAGGCAGCTCGGATACTG cgcttgttgggaatCAAGATGGCTTCATTCCGGCTACACCTGATATGCAGGTGGACTCCTGATGATTTCGAACTTTACATTGATGGGCCTGAAGATTCAGATGTTGAATGTTCATAG
- the LOC107471581 gene encoding probable inactive leucine-rich repeat receptor-like protein kinase At3g03770 translates to MMLLQLASITYYVLLLPSLFFMFIPTTYELQSDQTQALFQLRKLLEYPSSLQPWQNYNADLCTLFSSPNLTVKCDHDSVTELKIMGDKSLKPSTFDGYSIPNHTLSLNFSIDSFFTTLTRLTSLRVLSLVSLGLWGPLPEIIHRLSLLEVLDLSSNFLFGALPPKISTMVKLHTVTLDGNYFNATLPDWFGSFSNLTMLSLKSNQFKGQFPVSLCKIETLEVISMPHNELYGELPDLTALTALHVLDLRENNLDSQLPMFPKSVVTVLLSNNSLHGEIPKQFGELVHLQHLDLSSNYLSRVPPPSLFSLPNISYLNLANNVLSGCILGKLTCGGKLGFVDISGNKLNGGLPSCLANTSDSRVVRYGGNCLSIDNAGSHAQRRGSYCEESGLGWKKVKAWKVAVVVAMVVGLVIVILVSGVFMCKKCHQIQRKIIRHDLLPKILQGNSTTGVSSEILANARFISQTVKLGSQTTTTCRQFSIEELKEAARNFDMSTYVGEGSIGKLYKGKLENGSHVMIRSLALSKKCSIQNLKARLDLLSKLQHPNLVSLLGHCIEFQGHDDSSSNKLHLVYEYVPNGNYRSYLSEFSSGKALKWSDRLAILIGVAKAVHFLHTGVIPGCFENQLKTKNVLLDEHHIPKLSDYGIAIIREEIDKHEAKGEKLKSCQRTKMESDVYNFGFILLESLVGPIASDKGETFFVNEKASFGSQDGRRKIVDPLVLTTCSQESLSIAISITTKCISPESSSRPSFEDVLWNLQYAAQVQATSEADQKSDSNMIGPSL, encoded by the exons ATGATGCTCCTCCAACTTGCTTCAATCACATATTATGTTTTGCTTCTTCCGTCTTTGTTTTTCATGTTCATCCCAACCACCTATGAACTCCAATCAGATCAGACTCAAGCTTTGTTTCAACTCAGGAAATTACTTGAATACCCTTCCTCTTTGCAACCCTGGCAAAATTACAATGCTGACCTCTGCACCCTTTTTTCATCCCCAAATTTGACCGTTAAATGCGACCATGATTCAGTAACGGAGCTCAAAATCATGGGTGATAAATCTCTCAAGCCATCAACTTTTGATGGATATTCTATTCCCAATCATACACTTAGCCTGAATTTCTCCATTGATTCATTTTTCACCACACTAACAAGGTTAACGAGTTTAAGGGTTCTTAGCTTAGTGTCCTTAGGGTTATGGGGGCCACTACCTGAAATAATTCACCGTTTGTCTTTGCTTGAGGTTTTGGATTTGAGTTCAAATTTCTTGTTTGGTGCTTTACCACCAAAAATATCCACCATGGTAAAGCTTCACACTGTAACACTTGATGGAAATTACTTTAATGCCACTCTGCCTGATTGGTTTGGCTCTTTCTCTAATCTAACAATGTTGAGTTTGAAGAGCAATCAATTCAAGGGTCAATTCCCTGTTTCACTTTGCAAAATTGAGACACTTGAAGTTATTTCCATGCCCCACAATGAGTTGTATGGTGAATTGCCTGATTTAACTGCTCTAACTGCTCTACATGTTTTGGATTTAAGGGAAAACAATTTAGATTCTCAACTACCAATGTTCCCCAAATCAGTAGTCACAGTTCTGTTGAGCAATAATTCCTTACATGGAGAGATTCCTAAGCAATTTGGTGAGTTGGTTCATCTTCAGCATTTAGATCTTTCATCAAATTACCTAAGCAGGGTGCCACCACCTTCCTTGTTCTCCTTGCCAAACATTAGTTATTTGAATTTGGCAAACAATGTGTTAAGTGGTTGCATTCTGGGGAAGCTTACTTGTGGCGGCAAGCTCGGCTTTGTGGATATTTCTGGTAACAAGTTAAATGGTGGACTACCTTCTTGCTTGGCCAATACATCTGATAGTAGAGTTGTTAGATATGGTGGAAACTGTTTGTCTATCGACAATGCTGGTTCGCACGCTCAGCGGAGAGGGTCTTATTGCGAAGAATCTGGCTTGGGGTGGAAGAAAGTCAAGGCGTGGAAAGTAGCGGTGGTGGTGGCCATGGTTGTTGGACTTGTGATTGTGATTCTTGTGTCTGGAGTTTTCATGTGTAAAAAATGTCATCAGATTCAGAGGAAGATAATTAGGCATGACTTGTTGCCTAAGATTCTCCAAGGAAACTCCACCACAGGGGTTTCCTCTGAAATCCTTGCAAATGCGA GATTCATTTCTCAAACAGTGAAACTTGGGTCGCAAACTACTACGACCTGTCGGCAGTTTTCAATAGAAGAGTTGAAGGAAGCTGCAAGAAACTTTGACATGTCAACTTATGTTGGTGAAGGCTCCATAGGGAAG CTTTACAAAGGTAAACTAGAGAACGGATCCCACGTGATGATAAGATCGTTGGCTCTGTCGAAAAAATGCTCAATTCAAAATCTTAAAGCCCGGTTGGATTTGCTCTCAAAGCTTCAACACCCAAATTTGGTTAGCCTTTTGGGTCATTGTATTGAATTCCAGGGACATGATGATTCTAGTTCCAACAAACTCCATCTTGTGTATGAGTATGTGCCAAATGGAAATTATCGGAGCTATTTGTCAG AGTTTTCATCAGGGAAGGCACTTAAGTGGTCTGATAGACTTGCAATTCTAATTGGAGTTGCTAAAGCTGTGCATTTCTTACATACCGGTGTCATCCCTGGTTGTTTCGAAAACCAGCTAAAGACAAAGAATGTTTTACTTGATGAGCATCACATTCCAAAATTAAGTGACTATGGAATCGCGATCATTCGAGAAGAAATAGACAAGCATGAG GCAAAGGGAGAGAAACTAAAATCATG CCAGAGGACAAAGATGGAGAGTGATGTTTATAATTTTGGGTTCATATTGCTCGAATCACTTGTTGGACCGATAGCAAGCGATAAAGGAGAAACATTCTTTGTAAATGAAAAG GCTTCCTTTGGCAGTCAAGATGGTAGAAGAAAGATTGTGGATCCATTAGTACTGACCACTTGCTCTCAAGAGTCATTGTCAATTGCAATATCTATAACAACGAAATGCATATCGCCGGAATCTTCATCCCGTCCCTCTTTCGAGGATGTTCTATGGAACTTGCAGTATGCTGCTCAAGTTCAAGCTACTTCAGAGGCGGATCAAAAATCAGATTCAAACATGATAGGTCCAAGTTTGTAG
- the LOC107471572 gene encoding mavicyanin: MVGHKNTIFIVLVATLMAKEALAAQHVVGGSQGWDQSTDFNSWISGQTFQVGDQLVFKYSSLHSVVELGSESAYKNCDLSSAVKTMNSGNDVVKLNKPGTRYFTCGTLGHCGQGMKVKITIGNGASSPSSSPSSSSSSSSSSSSPAAISAALTSQGFASFAVLIVAFSVSTMLSLF; the protein is encoded by the exons atggtGGGGCATAAGAACACAATTTTCATAGTACTGGTTGCTACCTTGATGGCAAAGGAGGCATTGGCTGCTCAACATGTTGTTGGTGGAAGCCAAGGCTGGGATCAATCCACAGACTTTAATTCTTGGATTTCAGGCCAAACATTTCAGGTTGGAGATCAACTCG ttttcaAGTACTCTTCATTGCACAGTGTGGTTGAGCTAGGAAGTGAGAGTGCCTATAAGAATTGTGATCTTAGCAGTGCAGTGAAGACAATGAACAGTGGCAATGATGTGGTTAAATTGAACAAACCAGGCACAAGGTACTTCACTTGTGGTACCTTAGGCCACTGTGGCCAAGGCATGAAGGTCAAGATTACAATTGGGAATGGAGCTTCTTCCCCTTCATCCTCACCATCTTCGTCATCATcgtcatcttcatcttcttcttctcctgctGCTATTTCTGCTGCTTTGACATCTCAGGGCTTTGCCTCTTTTGCAGTACTCATTGTTGCATTTTCAGTGTCCACCATGCTTTCCTTGTTTTAA
- the LOC107471584 gene encoding uncharacterized protein LOC107471584 → MVLGMKAKNRRSGSIQIDYLIHLKEIKPWPPTQSLRSLRSVLIQWKNGESSSGCTKLVSPSLGSVIGEGKIEFNESVKLSVTLLRDVAVRGGDADVFQKNLLDLNLYEPRREKSQLLASGTIDLANFVMHKERFEVTVPMNCKRSYRNTDPPLLFVKIQRVEKSRGSSSLKDRFSTEDCKERNNSNGGGSVSDLISEEYAEEAEIASFTDDDDDEHSSHSSEKNGADRQIYNTSMYEKKNSLASDASVSHSLNLNSLSTQERVLARADSDSSSSSLVFSFDLNSKSRTRNSENENLDQNVHEKVAADVQRKSKENASIIINSGNTLSQSSSVYKGENPSYENCDNCESNEKLNGRYEKGDEQLVAQGPKDQVSFDSTKDSTDRLKILQLAQSPADSAWKTGLFGTNHYVEVKENGGLGDSRNNGGNVRKVYPKATRNGCLDGKMEHLEMKIKKLEGELREAAAIEAASYSVVAEHGNSMSKVHAPARRLSRLYLHACKENIQGTRSGAAKSSVSGLVLVVKACGNDVPRLTFWLSNTIVLRTIVNQSIKDSVQSNNSGVTRGRKCNGDLYGKITSTATRLKGYHPAKNEHRAIGYASFGNWEDPQVFISALEKVEVWIFSRIVESIWWQTLTPHMQPIAAKLAQKEVNSASRKNKRGKSNSYEKEKGEGNLPLDIWKKAFKETCERLCPIRSAGHECGCLPIIRRLIMEQCVARLDVAMFNAILRKSYDEIPTDPLSDPITDPKVLPIPPGKSSFGAGAHLKTVIGTWSRWLTDLFGMDDDDDDSVKEKDDNEKNNERQITSFKSFNLLNALSDLLMLPKDMLLSASVRKEVCPMFSATLIKKILDSFVPDEFCTDPVPPTVFDALNSESDTQEGNESVLNYPCIAAPIIYLPPPATSIARIVGHFGNKSQLRRSRSCVLSKSNTSDDELDELKCPLSSIFFFSGSLSSSQVSAKPNLKSKDESPVRYELLRDIWLNSE, encoded by the exons ATGGTTCTAGGCATGAAAGCTAAGAACAGAAGAAGTGGAAGCATTCAAATTGATTACCTCATTCATCTTAAGGAGATTAAGCCATGGCCTCCAACACAATCCCTAAGATCCCTTCGTTCCGTACTCATTCAATGGAAGAATGGAGAATCTTCATCCGGTTGTACCAAACTCGTTTCTCCTTCACTCGGTTCCGTTATCGGCGAAGGTAAAATCGAATTCAACGAGTCGGTTAAGCTTTCTGTTACGTTGTTAAGGGACGTGGCTGTTAGAGGCGGTGATGCTGACGTGTTCCAGAAGAATCTCTTGGACCTGAACTTGTACGAACCGCGACGCGAAAAGTCACAGTTGTTGGCATCTGGAACCATAGACTTGGCAAATTTTGTGATGCATAAGGAGAGATTCGAAGTTACTGTGCCTATGAACTGCAAGAGGAGCTACAGAAACACAGATCCGCCATTGCTGTTTGTTAAGATTCAGCGAGTAGAAAAGAGTCGCGGTAGCTCTTCCTTGAAGGACAGGTTTTCTACAGAGGATTGCAAGGAAAGAAACAATAGTAATGGTGGAGGCTCTGTTTCGGATTTGATCAGTGAAGAATATGCTGAGGAAGCTGAGATTGCTTCTTTcactgatgatgatgacgatgaaCACTCCTCACATTCATCGGAAAAG AATGGGGCAGATAGACAAATTTACAATACAAGTATGTATGAGAAGAAGAATTCCTTGGCTTCTGATGCTTCCGTATCTCACTCTCTTAACCTTAATTCACTATCAACTCAAGAACGTGTTCTGGCACGTGCTGATTCAGATTCTTCATCCTCAtctttagtttttagttttgatCTGAATTCTAAAAGCAGGACAAGAAACagtgaaaatgaaaatttggATCAGAATGTTCATGAAAAGGTGGCTGCAGATGTTCAAAGGAAGAGCAAAGAAAATGCTTCTATCATTATTAATTCAGGGAACACATTATCTCAAAGTAGTAGTGTTTACAAAGGCGAGAATCCTAGCTACGAAAACTGTGATAATTGTGAAAGCAATGAGAAATTAAATGGGAGATATGAGAAAGGAGATGAACAATTGGTAGCACAAGGTCCCAAAGATCAAGTCTCATTTGATAGTACTAAGGATTCTACTGACAGACTAAAGATCTTGCAGCTTGCGCAATCCCCGGCAGACTCGGCTTGGAAAACTGGATTGTTTGGTACAAATCACTATGTTGAAGTAAAGGAAAATGGTGgtcttggagattcaagaaaTAATGGAGGGAATGTCCGAAAGGTTTATCCAAAAGCAACAAGAAATGGTTGTTTAGATGGAAAAATGGAGCACTTGGAAATGAAGATAAAGAAGCTTGAAGGAGAGTTAAGAGAAGCAGCTGCTATTGAGGCTGCTTCGTATTCAGTGGTTGCTGAGCATGGAAACTCCATGAGTAAGGTCCATGCGCCGGCTCGGCGCCTTTCCAGGCTGTATCTTCATGCTTGCAAAGAAAATATTCAAGGAACAAGATCTGGTGCTGCTAAAAGTTCTGTTTCTGGATTAGTACTTGTTGTGAAGGCTTGTGGAAATGATGTCCCAAG GTTAACATTTTGgttgtctaatacaatagtgtTGAGAACAATTGTAAACCAATCCATCAAAGATTCAGTTCAATCAAATAATTCTGGAGTTACCCGCGGAAGGAAATGCAACGGTGACTTGTACGGCAAGATAACCTCCACGGCTACGAGATTGAAGGGATACCACCCTGCAAAAAATGAACATAGAGCAATAGGCTATGCAAGTTTTGGTAACTGGGAGGATCCACAGGTGTTCATATCAGCACTGGAAAAAGTGGAAGTTTGGATCTTCTCTCGCATTGTTGAATCTATCTGGTGGCAG ACTCTGACTCCACATATGCAACCTATTGCTGCAAAATTGGCACAAAAGGAAGTGAATTCTGCCTCAAGAAAAAACAAGAGAGGAAAATCTAACTCATATGAGAAAGAGAAAGGGGAGGGGAACTTGCCACTTGATATTTGGAAGAAAGCATTCAAGGAAACCTGTGAAAGGCTCTGTCCTATTCGATCTGCAGGGCATGAGTGTGGTTGTTTGCCTATAATCCGTAGATTG ATAATGGAGCAATGCGTGGCAAGATTAGATGTGGCTATGTTCAATGCAATTCTTCGCAAGTCTTATGATGAAATCCCAACTGATCCTCTATCGGATCCCATTACTGATCCAAAGGTTCTTCCCATTCCACCTGGGAAATCAAGCTTTGGAGCTGGTGCACACTTAAAAACTGTG ATTGGGACATGGTCTAGATGGTTGACTGACCTATTCGGCATGGATGACGACGACGACGATTCAGTAAAGGAAAAAGATGACAATGAAAAGAATAATGAGAGACAAATTACATCTTTCAAGTCCTTCAATCTTCTTAATGCACTTAGTGACCTTCTAATGCTTCCTAAGGACATGTTGTTAAGTGCATCAGTTAGGAAAGAG GTATGCCCAATGTTTAGTGCAACACTTATTAAGAAGATTCTAGACAGTTTTGTGCCAGATGAGTTTTGCACTGATCCAGTTCCCCCTACTGTTTTTGATGCTCTGAATTCAGAG AGTGATACACAGGAAGGAAACGAATCTGTCCTAAACTACCCATGCATTGCAGCTCCAATTATATATTTGCCTCCACCGGCAACTTCCATTGCAAGAATTGTTGGGCACTTTGGAAACAAATCTCAGTTGAGAAGAAGTAGATCTTGTGTTCTAAGTAAATCAAACACCAGTGACGATGAGCTCGACGAATTGAAATGCCCACTATCCTCAATATTCTTCTTCAGTGGTTCCTTGTCCTCATCACAAGTTTCAGCTAAACCGAACTTGAAGTCAAAAGATGAATCTCCAGTTAGATATGAACTCCTCAGGGATATTTGGTTGAATAgtgaataa
- the LOC107471586 gene encoding uncharacterized protein At3g27210, whose translation MGSCYSVHNNKTNNKDMKLKLSFASKTENVVAPSPPTLTDQGSKEEAFFDSKGWLDSDCEDDFYSVNGEFTPSRGTTPVHHAFNKSRDSGSTAESSPEKKKKLLDLFQESLKRDPSKKEAKPMIQDVLPKSAQSTPYNISGPNSVCSSERVMSEDRRSFGVKSAKYVQKCLPSLSSCHSFRERRRKMSPAIAVNGKH comes from the exons ATGGGTTCTTGTTATTCAGTCCAcaataataaaactaacaacAAAGACATGAAACTCAAGCTTTCTTTTGCTTCCAAAACCGAGAACGTTGTGGCTCCTTCACCACCCACCTTAACTGACCAAG GAAGCAAGGAGGAAGCTTTTTTTGATTCCAAGGGTTGGTTAGATTCAGATTGTGAAGATGATTTCTATAGTGTCAATGGTG AGTTTACACCGTCTCGTGGTACCACTCCGGTTCACCACGCTTTCAATAAGAGTAGAGATTCCGGTTCCACTGCCGAATCATCacctgaaaagaaaaagaaattgttaGATCTTTTTCAAGAAAGCTTGAAACGTGATCCTTCCAAGAAAGAAGCTAAACCAATGATACAAGATGTTCTTCCCAAGTCTGCACAGAGTACACCTTACAACATCTCAGGACCCAATTCTGTGTGCAGCAGCGAAAGAGTCATGAGCGAGGATCGCAGGTCCTTTGGAGTGAAATCGGCTAAGTATGTGCAGAAGTGCCTTCCAAGCTTGTCTTCATGCCACAGCTTTAgggagaggaggaggaagatgagTCCTGCAATAGCAGTAAATGGAAAACATTGA